The following is a genomic window from Solanum stenotomum isolate F172 chromosome 4, ASM1918654v1, whole genome shotgun sequence.
CCATTTTGAGGCACAATGTCATCAGCCAACAAGTTTGATGCCTTGATCCAATCCAAAAAAGGTATAAATTGTTTCCCTCATCAGTTCCTTTAGCGATTCAAGATCCATTTCCAGTTGCTAAGATTAGTGTCTACAGATAATATACCAAAATGCTTTATTTCTTTATGTCTTTTGGCTAAGAACATTTCACATCCCAAAATGTTTTTGTTAGTTCCAATCAAACTTTACTGACCCATACAAAATCTTCAAATAATTAGATAAAAGCCAATTTTCAGAAGTCCATAGCAAAGAAAGAAGCTTAACCTCCACCTAGTTTTCTCTCCTACACAAAACAAAAGCAACAGATATCAAATAGAAAAAGagatttaaagaaaaagaaactacAAGGTTCTTCGTAGATAACCAAAAATACTAATTGCATCCTAAGTTGCTCGGCCTTTTCACTTTTGATACCACACCCATGCTGATACGACATGGGTGTGGGTGTGGAATCCATACTGGGTTTGGTCAACCAATTTTGGTTACTTTGACCAAAGTCAATGGAGAAATTCGAGACAGATACAATGATTTTAGTAATCAAAACTAAGGGGAAATTGAAGAAAGTGGAGTACCTTGTACACTAAAATTTCTATCGAAGTCCTTTTCCTTATATCACCTTCTCGGATTCTCCTCTTGATCAATAATTTTTTCCCCATTATACCTTCTAAGTTATCCATATAATATCTCGTAATTTAGACATATAACTCTCTTTTCATATAAACCCTCAGgggttggcctgctggcaattgacttgagccttggggtttgctccttttcaaggtctcaagttcgaaacccactaggtgcaaacaatttctgagggccatcggactgggtaaaacctgaattaaccgtggtgcacttgcgggaaactccttgccgagggcctgtgcacccccgggattagtcggggctcaaagagactcggacacccggtgcaaataaaaaaaaaaaaaaaaaactctcttttcatatatttaaacTATCTTTTAGCCAAATCCCCCCATTTAAAATTTAGATCATGAATGATCCGACCTCTGCATACACACCCATATCAGACACTCGCacccaagtcctagcaacatagCTCGTATTGTGAATAAAAGCAAGTTCATCACAATAATGAAACTAAAATCTCTGCTCTACACTAACCTAAAACTAAAATCCAAAAAACAGCAGTCCAATTTCAACCAACACAGACATGAAACAAAAAAACCACCATAAACCCAAAACTTCTACTAATTGATACACTCaaacatcaaaaataaaaggaaaacaacAACTACCCATaatcataacaaaaaaaagattgtttttttatggaaaaaaacCTTGATATGGATAGTCCCACCGCCAAATCGACTTCCAGTTTTGTTGTGAAGTTCCAATGAAGCAGTATTGTTGTAAAAGCAAGCACCTTTCCATTGAAGTGTACTATTATTAGCGATTGAAACAGCTCCAACAAAAGAGGGCAATAGGTCAACAGCACTGTAGAGAGAATTGACAATGGGCCATGACACTTGTACAGGTAAAATTGGCAAAACATCCTTTATATGAAAAACTGACTTTGACCCACTtaacaacaaacaagaaaacatcaatacaatgaataaaaaatgggtCTTTAAGAAAACTGCCATGGCTACCTTGTGGAGTTCTGTTTTTTTGGAGGGTTAGGggtgtcatatatatatatatggttaataataagaaaatcGGTTGCCAAAGAAACAAGTTATCATCATTATAATAACAAGTTCAAGAATCAATATGCTTACTGAGATTTCTTTGGttgattccaaaagagtttttttttttttttttgcgtgtaagataattattttttattttttttggattttaatGATAATATAATCATTAAGAAGATTGATAAAAATCTCTGTGAAACGTtggtttttagttttagttgcTTTTTGCCAATTCCTAAGTTATCTCCACGTTATagcttttatttttggctttccAGCCAGAGTTTGGAGTCCGTCTGCATTGAAGTCTCGATTATATCCTGATGCTTTCAatgatattttctttatatttaaaacttgaatttgaaatttttttaattacaaataaaCTAGGCCACTAATGCACCGTAGCTCCAGCCTCCATGTTATAGCTATTATAGTTATTTGCTGAcactttcttttattcttttatcaACTGAATTTTATTATagtaatattattgtatttgttgCTGTCTTTCTTGGCACGATCCCTCCACTGAAGGTGTATCATCTATTTCACATCAACAAGAGCAATATCATCTCTTTCTATTTATTTGtcctattattttgtttattttgaaaattatgtatgttgatatttttttaatttaaactttttacgtatcatatttaaaataagtatattttgatatattttgtatatttttaatttaagattacaATATTTAAGTGTTTGTGAGAACAATAGTGAAGGAGACTCGAACATTTATTACTAGTCAAGATGGTGTTGCTTCTTGAATCAAACTCTTGTCGTGTTTTATTTGTCTTGGTGTTGGATGAATTGACACGGCATATTCAAAAAGAAGTCATGGTATATGTTATTTGTAAACGATATAGTATTGATCGACGAGATATGTGACGAAGTTAACAATAGGTTGGAGACAGACCTTACAGTCTAAAGGCTTCAGGCGGAGCGGACTAAAATAAAGCACATAGAATGCAAGTTTAGTGTTGCACTACATGAAGCGGATGGAAAAGTGAGGATTGATACACAAGTTATTCCAAAGAGAGGAAGCTTCAAACATCTTAGTCTATAATCAAAGAAAATGGGGGAGATCGAAGAGGATGTTGTACATTGAATTGGAGCGGATTGGATGAAATTGATGATAGCGTACAATATCTTATGTGATAAAAATGTGTCACTAAGACTTATAGGTAGTTCTATAGATTGGATGTTAGACCGATTATATTGTATAGAGTGATTTTGCCGATCAAAAATTGTTACGTTCAGAAAATGAAGATAGCAAAGATAATGATGTTTAAATTGAATGTGATCATACTAAGAAACACAAGATCAGAAAAAATGATATACAGTCAAAGGTGTGACTTGTGAGTAATATTCGTGATAGACAAAATGTGGAGTGCGAGATTAGAATATAATATACTTTTAATTATGCCGCATTTCATTTGAAACTTCTTCGATAAGTAATTTGTATCGActttaattaatacaaaatgtCTCTCTTTTAATGAcactatcaattttttattagaatattatttgattaatttcttCTATtgacttttatcaaaaaataaattaaatgacgTGATGTAATAGACATTTTGAATTACTACGAATTTTTACATtagaatataattttcttattttgttaattgTGTACTTCTTGATCCTTTCAATCAAACTTGTTAAAATATCCTCCTACCAATTAGAAAGTTTGAAAAGGTAAATCCAACTGTCAAGAATAATGTTCTCAGATAAAACTTCTGGATGTTTACTATTACAGAAGTTAATAAGCAGAGGTGAGGATTGCTACACGTATCCATTCAACTACTATGCCTCAATCTCAAGCAAGTTGAGGTCGACTATATGAATTTTCATTGACCGTGTTGCTCTATTTAAGCTCATCTCAATGCAAAAAACGAGTATCCGTCTAtcataaagagaagaaaaaaagccTTTGTTGTCTAATCTGTAACCTGCATGTATGATCTATGAACTATGCTGATATTCCTGTAGCTTCCTTTggaatcaagaaaatgaaggcCACTGGGATGAAAGTGCAGAGAACCTGTATACCAATGCCTAAGAAGAGATTGTCAAAAGATCCTGAGGAGATGTTTAGAACTGAAGCCAGCCCTGCTCCTACGAAGGATCCCACCGTAGAACCTAAGTTGTTTATCGACATGAATAATGCAAATAAAGTCCCTTCAACGCCTGGAGGACAAAGCTGTCCCGATAAGATGAGAAAGGGCATGAACCTACAAAAGGAAGAAATACTTCAAATACTTGTTTCATACTTAATGGAATAGATGTTAGCTGTTCCAGATGTTTGATAACTACTTTTAAGAAGATCTTATATAAGAGAATGTGGGACATACTTGAATTGATTGATGCCATCAGAAAGAGCAGAACCAAATAGCACTGTAACCTTGTCTGAGATGCCTAATGAAACATTAGCTCGAGAAACCAAAACCATATCTAGAACAGTCAGAATAGCCAAGCAAACTTGAGTAAACCTGCATGAATTATAAAGAGGGATATAAGTATTTGGTAATCAAGGTCAATATTCTTTCATCACATCATGTTTGCAAGTCAGATCTACTTACATGAGAATATGTCGCAATCTCATCTGTTTTAAATAGCGATTGTAAGTCAAGGTCCCGATCATGAGACTCAACCATCCAAGAACACGTGCTGTTCCAAGGAAAGATGCCTCTAGTTTTAAGAACTCTGTCTGATAATAGAACATAACCGTCGAGAGATTTGGAACTGTCACGTGAGCCAAAAAGAACCAAGCCATTGGTCTGGACTCCCAAGGaaaaatttgcaagagaacaaccaccgTAACATCAGTCATCAGTTCATTAAGAAAatgcacaaaaaaagaaatggtaTTATAAACAAAAAGTTAAGGAGATGGGAGACTAATGAACAATTCACAACCTCCCATGAGCTGTGAAACATGGAAGCATGAAACTCATCAAATGGAAGCACCACAAAAGTGATAACTTGGCCTGTAATTTAATCTATTGAAAGTAATGCTGACACTTTGATCTTTCTTAAGAAATTGTGATACAAGGCCAATACTGATGAAAATGTTCTTGGAATCGCAGTTTCATTATTTCAATTAAGGTGATGCAAGTCCATTTATATGCCAACGAAAGCTGTCCCTTCGTGGTCCTGTTACCCCTTCAAATATGGTACACAAATAGAAAGAAATGGCATCACCAAAGGTTAAAAAGAATGTCCAGGAAGATTTTCAAGCCCTAGGTCCCATCATGTCATAATAATACACTGCAGTTGGTGCCTGGTAGTGTTCTAGGAGAAGCtccaaaaggaaaataaattgattcgtgattattaattataaaacaTCAACacaaaaagtaatttaaaactTCTTCACAAGTTACCTCAAAATGGCTGGCTGGCGGAACGCCCTAAATAATGTGTAAGTGGCCATTTTCAGTGATTGATACCACGGAGACACTGATGATCCCTTTTTTTCAGGAGCCTGAAATATTTTTTCCGTCGTTGGCgctctttttgtatttttctggCTCTTCTTTCTCCTCAAAGTActaatttttgatttttcaccAGAGAATTGCTCTTCTTCATCAATAATTCCACTCGTCATATCAGAACCATTAAATGCAGAACCTTCAGGGAATGCTTTAACTTGTACAGAACCCTCCTCAACCAAACCACACGAAAAGAGCTGCAAAGCAGGTAAGACAGAGAAAAGGAGGAAAATCATATCTATCCGTAAATTGTCTAATGCATATCCTCCTAGCAAACTACCACAGATTCCTCCGAATGCCATAGACAGCCAAGATACTGACTGAAGATCACCAGCAAATGATGCCCTGTTGACAAGTAAAGCTCAATTAAAAAGAAGTCATGCCTTTCATGCACAGCTAAAATTAATCTAAATCTTTTTGGCGCACTTTGTACACGGCAGACTCTAAACCTGTCGAATTTGCATGTAAAATGAGACTCGCAATTAGGTGACAAATTAACAATTCAAATACACACAAACCCGGGCATTCCATCATCAAAAACTTCAAATGAAAGCAAGGCTTTTGTATATAACTACATTTTATCATGAACTGAATAGACAAGTTTACCCATGGTACAATCTGCTATTGGATCCGACTAATTTGACATTTACTtttgttgtgttgtgttgtcAAAGGCTTAATTTTGGTCCAGATACATTTAAAACTATGTGTTTGTTTCTACAGCTGCATAAAATTACTCAGATTGGGAACGTTCCTTTAAATGACCGAAAAAGTTCCACGCAGAAGAACATACCTCTCCAATCTTACTGCCTCAGCGATCATTGCGTCAATTACAACATCAGCCATTGCAGAACCCAGGTTCTGCAGTGTCAAAAGAATCATGAGTTCTATCCTTGTATTTCTCAGGAAATCACTTAACCCTAAAATGAGCCATGGCAACAGCGAGAGCAAAGTTGCAAGCGTAAGGTAGGGGATTCTTTTCCTTCCTCTAATTGGAAAGCAATCCGATAATATCCTGCAAAGAGCATATTGAATATGGTTGATGGAGCAGAAGAGCAAGAAATGAACTATTTTCCAACAAGCTTTCATGAGAAAACGACAAAAATGATCTGAGCAGAGCATAAGTCATGAACAGCACACCAGCAGTTAAGGACCATCTTAAcatcttataataaatttgttgtttaatGACAATTTCCATGATCTAAGAAAATTTTATCTGGTTTTAAGCCATATTCTTAGGTCTTCCACAATAAACTGCTACTATATGGTAAAAATTGGTCTCCTGATGTTTATTATAACTTCAAACAACTATTGGAAGTTTTCTCTCACAGCTCTTCTCTTTATATGGTAACTCTACAACATATCTAGGTGGCCACCTAGCAAAGAACATTAttcttaatattcattttacaTTGATCTGCAGCTCCTTTTGTTGTTTCCAGTACTGCTAATCAGAACTGCAATCAGATGGAAGGAAACCAAACATCTGaacaacttttttcttttgatatgtAACCTGACACATAGATGTTTTAGATTAATTGACCAAATCTATAGGATCATTAAATTCTCAGTATAATCTGATATTCAGCTCAAGCTTAGCTTTACTTAACATTTACATAAAAGTTAAGCCAGCCAGCCAGCCAGCCAGCCAGTTGGAAAAGCTAATGAACTGTGCATGGTTCACACCAACTTTGAATCTCATGTTCATAAATCAGGAAATGTTCATCCCATACACAtagaaactaaaaaataagGAGAAGACAGAAAAATCAAATCCCCCCAAATACTCAGATTTGGTATAATTACATCAtacatgaaaagaaaagaaaagcatCATAGATACAATCAGAAGATCAAACTGGAATGAACTTCTCTTGGACcatagaatatttataaaagCATGTAACAGAAAGGAACACCATTGAGGACAAGATGTTGTTTCTCAGAGAAAATCCATTTTATTGATTGTTGGATAGGTTTAAGTGGTGTTGTGTACTCTCTCATATTATAATTAGCTAGGGACAGCATGATACAGTAATAGCTTCTTGTAAGTCAAAGAAAATTATTACTGAAACAGTAATAGTTTTCTGacttacaaaaagaaaacaaagatgcCCCCCAAATTAAAAGAGTAAAGATGGAAAAGGACAATAGATAATTTCAGTTTGAAGTGGGCTGGCTATTACCAGTATGATACAACCACAGAGATGATAGGAAATCATTTGAAAAGATGAACTTGACAGAGTAGTGGTTGGACTACTTAGTCCTTATCAAAGCCAAGTCCTCAAGTCTATGTTTCTAAAGCTCAAAAAGTAACGTCAAACGTCTAATATTCACTCAATTCAAGCACCACGATCTACCGAATCATTCATGATGACGATCTACCAAATCAGATTGAACTCATCCCAATTTGGTCTGAAAGTTTGTTTGGCTTAATTTGTTTTCAGTTCTATGCTTAAGAACTGTTTCGAAGATATTAGTTTACACAATACTGAATAAGACTCAAACATATTGCTAGGACACCATTTTCTAATCATTCACAAATATGCACTAGAGAAGGTCGCAAGAGGCTGAGTATCAAGGATAGATAAATACCCATATAAAGGTTTTACGCTCCATGGAAAGAATGCTATTGAAGTGACAAATTGGGAGGCTGATGGTGATAGCTTCAAGTTGTCTTTCAACTGATATGAAACTGCTGTCCAGACAAAAGATCTGAACCCCTGCTTCCAAAAATTAAGAATGGTGTTAATTATACCCAATGAGGAAATAATAAGCTTCCAACACAAAATATTTGATCACCTCTTAAATGCATTTTGTAGGTGTATGGAGAACCGAGAGGTTACAACCACTcgatgtttttttcttttcttttttcatattcacTTTCCTACCCCTCTGTAAATGCTGTTTAATTTGAGGAAACAGCAGAGGAACACTATACGCCCGCTCTCTTAACATAAAAAAGGCTGCCAAAATACTCTATCAGAGTTTGAGAGGCCACATAGAAGACAAGTGCGAGAAAACCTTAAGGGTTCATTTTGTTCAAATACTAGTTACACAGTAATTATAATGCAAAGAATGTTTATGCAGTGAATAATAATGTAGTTATTGTCATGCAATGAATAATAATACAGAGAATGTTATGTAGGGATTACCTACTTTAAGAGCAACTGTAAAGACTTTATTCTACATATTGCtaatatacatgtttttatttCCACATTATATCTcacataaaaaagaattaagatCCCTGCATAAGCTATGTCGTATTAAGCTTAACACTGCCAACCAAGTGATGCATTACTTATGTGGCCAACATACTTAACACTGCCAACCAAGTGATGCATTACTTATGTGGCCAACAAACAATGGAttacttgtcaaatatttatttttcttatacaGCCAACTGAACATATAATTCAATGCGGAATTTTATGTAGAGAATATTTAGCAATGTAGCCAATCAAATGATCCCTAAGATATCTCATTGAGATACACAGTCGAGATAACTGCTAT
Proteins encoded in this region:
- the LOC125862918 gene encoding probable folate-biopterin transporter 4; its protein translation is MIGWFKQLHTAFGASFLWLVCLIYFTQGFRSFVWTAVSYQLKDNLKLSPSASQFVTSIAFFPWSVKPLYGILSDCFPIRGRKRIPYLTLATLLSLLPWLILGLSDFLRNTRIELMILLTLQNLGSAMADVVIDAMIAEAVRLERASFAGDLQSVSWLSMAFGGICGSLLGGYALDNLRIDMIFLLFSVLPALQLFSCGLVEEGSVQVKAFPEGSAFNGSDMTSGIIDEEEQFSGEKSKISTLRRKKSQKNTKRAPTTEKIFQAPEKKGSSVSPWYQSLKMATYTLFRAFRQPAILRPMAWFFLAHVTVPNLSTVMFYYQTEFLKLEASFLGTARVLGWLSLMIGTLTYNRYLKQMRLRHILMFTQVCLAILTVLDMVLVSRANVSLGISDKVTVLFGSALSDGINQFKFMPFLILSGQLCPPGVEGTLFALFMSINNLGSTVGSFVGAGLASVLNISSGSFDNLFLGIGIQVLCTFIPVAFIFLIPKEATGISA